A stretch of the Panicum virgatum strain AP13 chromosome 9N, P.virgatum_v5, whole genome shotgun sequence genome encodes the following:
- the LOC120688514 gene encoding probable calcium-binding protein CML27, with product MENADAPPAAVKPSLSKKPSPSFRLRNGSLNALRLRRVFDLFDRNGDGEITLDEMASALDALGLGADRAGLEAAVGAYIPAGAAGLRFGDFESLHRALGDALFGPIPEAVPEEDEEGDMKEAFRVFDEDGDGYISAAELQAVLKKLGLPEARNLATVQEMICNVDSDRDGRVDFGEFKNMMQGITVWGA from the coding sequence ATGGAGAACGCCGAcgcccctcccgccgccgtGAAGCCGTCGCTGTCCAAGAAGCCCTCGCCGTCGTTCCGCCTCCGGAACGGCAGCCTCAACGCGCTGCGGCTGCGCCGCGTGTTCGACCTCTTCGACCGCAACGGGGACGGCGAGATCACCCTCGACGAGATGGCCTCGGCGCTCGACGCGCTCGGCCTCGGCGCCGACCGCGCCGGCCTGGAGGCCGCCGTCGGGGCGTACAtcccggccggcgccgcggggCTCCGCTTCGGCGACTTCGAGTCCCTCCACCGCGCGCTCGGGGACGCGCTGTTCGGCCCCATCCCGGAGGCGGTgcccgaggaggacgaggagggggACATGAAGGAGGCGTTCCGCGTGTTCGACGAGGACGGCGACGGCTACATCTCGGCCGCCGAGCTCCAGGCCGTGCTCAAGAAGCTCGGCCTGCCCGAGGCGCGGAACCTCGCCACGGTGCAGGAGATGATATGCAACGTCGACAGCGACCGCGACGGCCGCGTCGACTTCggcgagttcaagaacatgatgcAGGGGATCACCGTGTGGGGCGCCTAG
- the LOC120688513 gene encoding uncharacterized protein LOC120688513, with protein MVAAATFSLRPCAPPRTAPPRARAWFAPATRATPTVAVSYAARPFGGIRRAVAVDSDQQGSPEPPEQEKKPKTYYFLVANAKFMLDEEEHFQEQLAEKLRNYAERDKERDFWLVIEPKFLDRFPNITKRLKRPAAALVSTDGNWITFMKLRLDRVLQDQFDAESVEEALASNPVELKFEKPEKWTAPYPKYEFGWWEPFLPPKSSNGTA; from the exons ATGGTGGCTGCCGCGACGTTCTCCCtccgcccctgcgcgccgccccgtaccgcgccgccccgcgcgcgggcCTGGTTCGCGCCCGCCACCCGCGCGACCCCGACCGTCGCCGTCTCCTACGCGGCGCGACCCTTCGGTGGcatccgccgcgccgtcgccgtcgactCCGACCAGCAGGGCTCCCCCGAGCCTCCCGAGCAG gagaagaagcccaagacgtactacttcctggtggccaACGCCAAGTTCATGCTGGACGAGGAGGAGCATTTCCAGGAGCAGCTCGCCGAGAAGCTGCGCAACTACGCCGAGCGCGATAAGGAGCGCGACTTCTGGCTCGTCATCGAGCCCAAGTTCCTGGACAGGTTCCCCAACATCACCAAGCGCCTCAagcgcccggccgccgcgcttGTCTCCACCGACGGCAATTGGATCAC TTTCATGAAGTTAAGGCTAGACAGGGTCTTACAAGACCAGTTCGACGCAGAGTCAGTTGAAGAGGCATTGGCTTCTAATCCTGTTGAGTTGAAATTTGAGAAGCCGGAGAAATGGACAGCTCCATATCCTAAATATGAGTTTGGATGGTGGGAACCCTTCTTGCCTCCAAAATCGAGCAATGGCACAGCGTAG